The following nucleotide sequence is from Pandoraea thiooxydans.
GGGCTATGGCATCAAATACCGCTGCTGGCGCTTGGCGGCCTGCTGCTCGCATGCGCGATTCTGCTCGGGCTGATGCTGACGTTCACGACCTTTTCGAGCCGCTATCTCGGTTTCAATCGCGAAGATGAGATCACCATCATCTTCTGCGGCTCGAAAAAGAGTCTGGCCAGCGGTATCCCGATGGCCAACGTGCTGTTTGCCGGCAGCACGGTCGGCGTCATCGTGTTGCCGCTGATGCTGTTTCACCAGTTGCAATTGATGGTGTGCGCAGTGCTGGCGCGCCGTTTCGCAGTCGATCAGGCCAGGCGGCAGGCGACGGTCGGACCGAAGCCGCACCGCGGGGAACAGACGTCCGCTCGATAGCGTGGCGGGGCCGGCGGGAAAGCGATATTGGCCGGCTACCATACGATGTTTCTCCCAAAGTGCTAGAATCTGCCTGATTTTTATCTTTCCGAGGGCTGCCGCCACCGCAATGGCGAGGTCCTCGCTGCATGAATGTGCTGCTTGCATCGCGCTCGTTCCAGTGATCCTGGGCGCCTTCTGCGCCAGCCAGACTATCTTCGTGACAATGCTTTGCGCGGCGTGACCGTGCTACCACTTCGTTCTTTTGCCAGAGAAATTCGCCCATGTCTGATGTGAATGCTGTTCCCACCGCCGGCTTCGACAGCTTCGGGCTGCATTCCGATATCCTGCGTGCGGTGGCCGACCAGGGCTACACGCAACCCACCCCGATCCAGGCGCAGGCCATTCCTATCGTGCTGGCCGGGCGCGACGTGATGGGCGCGGCACAGACCGGCACCGGCAAGACCGCCAGTTTTTCGCTGCCGATCATTCAGCGCCTGCTGGCGCACGCCAGCACCAGCACCTCGCCGGCGCGGCACCCGGTGCGAGCGTTGATTCTGACGCCGACCCGGGAGCTGGCCGATCAGGTGGCCGACAACGTGCGCGGTTATGCGCAGCACACGGCATTGCGCAGCACGGTTGTGTTCGGCGGCGTCGACATGCGCGCCCAGGAGGCAGAATTGCGACGCGGCGTGGAGATCCTGATCGCCACGCCGGGGCGGCTGCTGGATCATGTACAGCAACGCACTGTCGATCTTGGCCAGGTGCAGATCCTGGTGCTCGACGAGGCCGACCGGATGCTCGACATGGGCTTTCTGCCCGACTTGCAGCGCATCCTCAACCTGCTGCCCAAATCGCGCCAGACCCTGCTGTTTTCCGCGACCTTCTCCGGCGAAATCAAAAAACTGGCCGCCAGTTATTTGCGCGACCCCGTCACGATCGAGGTGGCGCGGCGCAACGCGACGGCCGAGAACGTGCAGCAAGTGGTGTACGAAGTGGCCGAAGACGACAAGCGCGCGGCCGTTGTACAACTCCTGCGGGAGCGCGATCTCAAACAGGTGATCGTATTCGTCAACAGCAAGATCGGCGCGAGCCGCCTGGCGCGCCAACTGGAGCGCGATGGCGTGGTCACGGCGGCGATTCACGGCGATAAATCGCAAGCCGAACGAATGCAGGCGCTCGAGGCTTTCAAGCAGGGCGGTATCGCCGCGCTGGTGGCCACCGACGTGGCCGCGCGTGGCCTGGACATCGCCGAGTTGCCCGGCGTGATCAATTACGACTTGCCCTACAACCCGGAAGACTACGTGCACCGGATCGGCCGCACTGGCCGCGCCGGCGCCTCGGGCGAAGCGATCTCGCTGTGCGCGCCGGACGAGCGCAAGCATCTGGTCGAAATCGAGAAGCTGATCAAACGGGACATCCCGCGCGGGCAGCTGCAACTCACGCGTACTTCGGCTTATCACGAGCGCGATGGGGAGGAGCGGCGCAATGGGCGCTCGGGCAGCTTCGAGCGCCGCCCGCCGCGCTCGACGCGGCCGCGGCATGTCGCCCCCGAGGACGAGATTTTTTACAAGCCGTATGAGCCCGCGCCGGCCAAAGAGGATGAGGCCGCTGACGTCAAGGCAACCTCCGAACCGGCATCGCCCAAGCCGCCCAAGCGCCAGCTGGCCGCGCTGCTGGGCGGCGTACCGCTCAAGACGCCGCGCGACTGAAGCATCGCGCAGCCATCGGCGCCGCGATGCGAATCACGCCGGCGAGCATGTCACCCAGCGCTGACCCCACGCGGCGATCGCGCATTCATAAAAGCGTTCCAGGGTAGCAGCGCTATCACTTGTCATCGGCAGCCCGAGAAAACGAGCTGCCCACGCCAACTCCGACAGCAGTGCGCTGCGATCGAGCGGCTGGGCGCCGTTTTGCTTGCTGAGTTTTTCGCCATCCTGCGCCAATACCAGCGGCACGTGCATATAGCCTGGTACGGGCATCTTCAGACATTGCTGCAAATAGATCTGACGCGCGGTCGAATCGAGTAGATCGGCGCCTCGCACGACGTCGGTAATGCCGGCCTCGGCGTCGTCGACCACCACCGCCAATTGATATGCCCAGGGCCCGTCGGCGCGCTTGAGCACGAAATCTCCAACCTCGGTAGCAAGGTTTTGCCGCTGCTGGCCGAGCCAGCGATCGGTAAATGAAATAATCGCGGCGTCGCCGTCCGGCACGCGCAACCGCCACGCCCGAGGGGCTTTGCCTTGCAGGCCGTTGCGGCAGGTGCCGGGATAGGCCAGCGTCGTGTGACGCGCGCGGGTGTTGGCCAGCGAGTCGGCGATTTCGCGGCGCGTGCAACCGCAGGGGTAAATCAGTCCCTGGGCATCGAGTGCATCGAACGCTGCCTGATAATGGGCGACGCGCCGGTGCTGCCAGCTCACAGGCTCATCCGGGCGCATGCCCACCGCAGCCAGCGTGTCGAGAATATCTTCGGCCATGCCCGGCAGGCAGCGCGGCTCGTCCAGGTCTTCGATGCGGATCAGCCATTTGCCGCCGTGTGCGCGGGCATCCAGATAACTGGCCAGCGCGGTGACGAGCGAGCCGCGATGCAGCGGCCCGGTGGGCGACGGAGCGAAGCGCCCCCGGTAACGGGACGTCAGGGGCCGTGCGCTGGCCATGTGTGCCGCTCAGGCCGGATCGGCCTGTGTCTGCCGCGCCGCCCGGCCAGTGCGCTGCTCGCCGCTGGCGGGTTGGCCGGCGCAATGCGGGCAGCGCTCGCCCGGCACGTAATCCGGCGATTGCTGCTGCTCGGCGGTGACCACCGCGCGACAGGCGAAGCACTGCACGGCCGGCGCGGGCGCGAGACTCGGCGTGAGCGCCGTGCGATAGTCGAACACGAAGCAGTCCCCCCGGTAATGCGCGCCGCCGACCTCCTCGAAATATTTCAGGATGCCGCCCTCGAGCTGGTAGGTGTGGTCCATGCCGATGTTCTCCATGTGCAGCACGGCCTTCTCGCAGCGGATGCCGCCGGTGCAGAACGACACGACGGTCTTGCCGGCGAAATCGGCGCGGCGCGCGGCGATTACCTCGGGGAACTCGGAGAATTTGTGCAGGCGGTAGTCGATCGCACCCTCGAAGGTGCCCACGTCGACCTCGAAGGCGTTGCGCGTGTCGAGCAGCATGACCTCGCGTCCGGCGTCGTCGTGCCCCTGGTCGAGCCAGCGTTTGAGCGTGGCGGCATCGACCACCGGCGCGCGCCGCTCGGCCGGCCGAATCACCGGCATGCGCATGGTGATGATTTCTTTTTTCAGCTTGACCAGCATGCGCCGGAACGGCTGCTCGGGCGACAGGCTCTCCTTGACCGGCATGTCGGCGAAGCGCTCGTCGGCACGCAGATGCGCGAGGAACGCACCGATGCTCTGGCCGGCGCCGGCCAAAAAGAGGTTGATGCCCTCCGGCGAGAGCAGGATCGTGCCCCTGAGTTCGAGCGATTCGCATAGCGTGAGCAGCGGCTCGCGCATGGCGGCGGGGTTCTCGAGCGCGATGAATTTATACGCCGCGATATTGACGATGGACATGGTGAATGAAGCGTTCGCGAATGATTCGCTATTATCGCTCAAAGCGCGTTCCGGCTGACCTCGGCGCAAGGGGGGCAGAGTACAATAGCCGGATGTCCGAACCACGCTATCTCCACCTTCGCCTCCACTCCGAATACTCGATCGCCGACGGTATCGCGCGCGTCGACGCCGCCGTCGAGGCGGCGGCCGCCGACGGGCAGGGCGCGCTCGCGCTGACCGATCTGGCCAATCTGTTCGGGGCCATTCGTTTTTACAAGGAGGCCCGCGGCCGGGGTGTCAAGCCGATCATCGGCTGCGATGCCTGGATCACCAACCACGCCGAGCGCGACAAACCGTCGCGCCTGCTGTTGCTGGTGAAAAATCGCGCCGGCTATCTCAACCTGTGCCAATTGCTCACCAGGGCGTGGCTGACCAACCAGTCGCGCGGCAAAGCCGAGATCGACCCGGCATGGTTCGAGCAGGGCGGCATGGCCGACGGTTTGCTGGCCTTGTCCGGCGCTCAGTTGGGCGATATCGGGCAAGCCATCGCGGCCGGCAACGCCGATGCCGCGAGGCGCCATGCCGAGCATTGGGCGCGCGTTTTTCCCGGTGCGTTCTATATCGAACTGCAGCGAGCCGGCCTGCCCGGCACCGAGCAATATATCCAGCAGGCGGTGATGCTGGCATCGACGCTGCGGTTGCCGGTGGTTGCCACGCACCCGATCCAGTTCATGACGCCGGACGACTTCACCGCGCACGAGGCGCGCGTGTGTATCTCCGAGGGCGAGATGCTGGCGAACCCGCGCCGCGTCAAGCGGTTTACCGCCGAGCAATACTTCCGCACGCAGGATGACATGTGCGCGTTGTTCGCCGATATTCCGTCGGCGCTGGCCAACACCGTCGAAATTGCCAAGCGCTGCAATCTGACGCTCGAATTGGGCAAGCCCAAGCTGCCGCTGTTTCCGACACCCGACGGCATGTCGCTCGACGACTATCTGGTGCAGCAGGCCAAGGATGGGCTGGAAGTACGTCTCGCGCAACTCTATCCCGACCCGGCTGAGCGCGAGGCGCAGCGAGCTGCGTATGAGCAGCGACTGACGTTCGAGACCGGCACGATCATCAAGATGGGATTCCCGGGCTACTTCCTGATCGTCGCCGACTTCATCAACTGGGCCAAGAACAACGGCGTGCCGGTCGGGCCGGGGCGGGGCTCCGGGGCCGGTTCGCTGGTGGCCTACGCGCTGGGCATTACCGACCTCGATCCGCTGCGCTACAACCTGCTGTTCGAACGCTTCCTGAATCCGGAGCGGGTCTCGATGCCCGACTTCGATATCGACTTCTGCCAGGACGGGCGCGACCGCGTCATTCAATACGTCAAGGAAAAGTACGGCGCCGATGCGGTCTCGCAGATCGCCACGTTCGGCTCGATGGCGGCCAAGGCCGCGGTGCGCGACGTCGGCCGCGTGCTCGACCTCGGCTACAACTTTGTCGACGGTGTGGCCAAGCTCATTCCGTTCAAGCCGGGCAAGCACGTCACGCTCGACGATGCGATGAAGGAGGAGCCGCTGCTGGCCGAGCGCTTCGCCGCCGAAGACGAAGTACGCCAGTTGATGGAATTGGCGCAGCGCGTCGAGGGCCTCACCCGCAACGTCGGCATGCACGCCGGGGGCGTGCTGATCGCCCCGGGCAAGCTGACGGACTTCTGCCCGCTGTACACGCAGGGCGAGGACGGCGGGGTTGTCAGCCAATACGACAAGGACGACGTGGAGGCCGTCGGCCTGGTGAAGTTCGACTTTTTGGGCTTGACCACGCTGACCATCCTGAACTGGGCCGAACGCTATATCAAGCGGCTGCACCCCGAGATGGCCGACTGGTCGCTCGCCCAGGTGCCGCTGGATGATCCGCAAGCATTCGGCATGCTCAAAAAGGCCAACACGGTGGCCGTGTTCCAGCTGGAAAGCCGAGGCATGCAGGGCATGCTCAAGGACGCCCAGCCCGATCGCTTCGAGGACATCATCGCGCTGGTAGCGCTGTATCGTCCCGGCCCGATGGATCTGATTCCGAGCTTCTGTGCCCGCAAGCATGGCCGCGAGCGCACCGAGTATCCCGATCCGCGCGTCGAGCCGGTGCTCAAGGAGACCTACGGCATCATGGTCTACCAGGAGCAGGTGATGCAGATGGCGCAGATCATCGGCGGCTACTCGCTGGGCGGCGCCGACTTGCTGCGCCGCGCGATGGGCAAGAAAAAGGCCGAGGAAATGGCCAAGCATCGCGAATTGTTTCGCGATGGGGCCGCCAAGAATGGCCTCTCCGCCGAAAAGGCCGACGAAATTTTCGACTTGATGGAAAAATTCGCCGGCTACGGTTTCAACAAGTCGCACGCGGCCGCCTATGCGTTGCTGGCGTACTACACAGCCTGGCTCAAGGCGCACCATCCGGCCGAATTCATGGCGGCCAATATGAGCCTGGCGATGGACGACACCGACAAGGTCAAGATTCTCTACGAGGATTGCCTGGCCAACGGTCTCGCGGTGCTGCCGCCCGACGTCAACGTGTCGGCCTACCGGTTCGAGCCGGCCGATGCGAAAACCGTGCGCTACGGCCTGGGCGCCATCAAGGGCAGCGGCCAGAGCGCGATCGAAGACATTCTGCGCGCGCGCGCGGACAAACCCTTTACCGATCTGTTCGACTTCTGCGCACGTATCGACCGCCGTGTGGTCAACCGGCGCACCGTCGAGGCGTTGATTCGCGCCGGGGCCTTCGACCTGCTCAATCCGAATCGCGCGCAATTGATGGCCTCGGTCGGCCTGGCGATGGAAGCGGCCGAGCAGGCCAGCGCCTCGGCCAATCAGGTCAGCCTGTTCGATCTGGCCGACGGCGAAAACCTGCATGCGCCGATCGAACTGGTCGACGAGCCGGCCTGGCCCGACAAGAAAAAGCTGCAGGAAGAGAAGACCGCGCTGGGTTTTTATCTCTCCGGCCATTTGTTCGATGCCTATCGCGACGAGGTGCGCCGCTTTGTACGCATCAAGTTGGGCGATCTGAGCGAGGGCCGCGACAAGCTGATCGCCGGCGTCATCACCAGCATGCGCACGCAGATGACGCAACGGGGCAAGATGCTGATCGCCCTGCTCGACGACGGCACGGGCCAGATCGAAGTCACCGTGTTCAACGAGCAATACGAGGCGCATCGCCATTGTTTCAAGGAAGACGAACTGCTGATCGTGCAGGGCAACGCCCGGCACGACAGCTTCACCGGCGGTCTGCGCTTTACCACCGAATCGGTCATGGATCTCGGCGCGGCGCGGGCGCGTTATGCCCGCGCACTGCGCCTGTCTTTCAATGGCAATGCCGACCCGCTGCGCCTGCGCGCGGTATTGCAGCCGCATTGCGCGATCTACCGCATGGGTGCCAATGGCGCCGGCGCCAGCGGCTTACCGGTGCACATTCGCTATGCGCGGGCCGACGCGGAGTGCGAATCGAGGCTGGGCGACGACTGGAAGGTCCAGCCTGGTGACGAACTGCTTGCGGAATTGACTTCGTGGCTGAGTCCGGCGGCCGTGGAACTGGTGTATTGACGCCTGGCGCGCCGCCGCCCGCACGGTTACTCGAGCGGGAGGCGGCAACGATCAGGGCTGCCGGCGCAGCGCCCGGAGCTGCTGGTATTTCGAATACGTGGTATGCGCGTGAGAGCGGCTGATCGCGAACCCCGCCCAGCCGTCCATGAAGCCGCGCTGCAGCACGAAAGCGCGCACGAATGCCCAGCCGCTCTTGTACCAGGGCGTCAGCGGTGAAACCTTGACGCCTCGCCGGAACAGCTCCTCCGCACCCGCCTTCGCGTAACGCGCGCTCTTCTCCTGGACTTGGGCCATGGTGGTGTAGCTGTAGTGAAGCAATTGCTCGTGCAAGCGGCCGAGAGTTCCATCGACCAGCACCCGCTCGTGAACCAGGTGATCACTGAAGCGGCCGGCGCCGCGCTTGAACAGGCGCAGCACGTAGTCCGGATACCAGCCGGAATGCCTAACCCAGTGGCCGCAAAACTGCGACAGGCGGGGTATTTCATAGCCGGCATGACGCGCCTGGCTCACCGCGTCGGCGATTTCGCCGGCCAGCGCCGGGCTCAGGCGTTCGTCGGCGTCGATCGACAGGATCCACGGTTGCGTGGCCAGAGCAAGTGCCCGATTTTTCTGCGGGCCGAAGCCCGGCCAGTCGGGCGTGACGTGCACCGTGGCGCCTGCCTCGCGGGCGAGCTCCACGGTGCCATCGGTGCTGCCGCAATCGACCACGATCATCTCGGCGGCGATCGGCTCGACCGATGCCAGGCATGCCGTGATGTTGGTGCGTTCGTTGAGCGTCGTGACGATCACGCTCAATGGCAGCTTCGTCGCAGGTGCGCGGCTCGGCGCGCTGGCGTTCTGGGGGCCGTTGTTCATGATCGATGGGTATCCTGAAGATCCGCGCCGGGCCGCATGCCATGCTCGACGAGATACTGTCCGCTGCGCAGCCGCGCCTGCACGGTTTCATAGTTGCCGCGCTCGCGTTCGCGCGGTGCTTCGCGGTGCCACAAATGAAAGACCTCCGTGGCGAAATATCCGCGGGTGCGGCGCACTCCGTAGTTGTAGAGCCGGGCAACCAGGTCGGCGTCCTCGTGTCCCCAGCCTACGAAGGTTTCGTCGAAGCCGTTGATGGCCTCGAGATCGTCGCGCCACACACCCAGGTTGCAGGTCTTGATGCCGCGCAGGCTGGTCGGTTTCCAGCGTCGCAGCGGCATGGCCTCAAAACCCAGCAGCGGGAGCGCCTTATTGATGTGCCGCTCGCGCCGCTGAGCGAACCAAAAAGACAGTGGCAAACGCTGGATCGCGGCGCCTTCGTCGAGCAGCCGCCGCGTGAGCGGCTCATCGAGCAGAATCCGGCTGCCGGTCACGATACGCCCCGCTTCTGCCAAGCGGCGATGCGTGGCGACGAAGGTGCGCTGTGGCACGCAGTCGCCGTCGAGAAACACCACGTAGTCGCCCTGGGCCGCCAGAATGCCTTTGTTGCGAATGGCCGCCGCGCGAAACCCCTCGTCCGGCTGCCAGACGTGAGCCACGCGCACTGGCGCCGCGGCGCGAATGGCTTCGACGAGCGCGGCGGTGTCCTCGGTGGATCCGTCGTCGGCCACGATCAACTCGCAGTTTTGATCGGTCTGGTCCAGGCAGGCGCGCAACACCGCCGCCAGCGCATCCGGGCGGTTGTACGTCGTGATGACCAGTGAGATGCGTCCTGGGCGGGTCATTGGGTTCGAAAACTTGGGTTGCCGCGGTGCGCGCCGGCTGGCGAAATGGTGGTGTATGGCATCGTCTCGAAATCGGCTCGGGTCGAACAAGCGCAGGGCGTGCGGGGCAAATCACGCAGGCGAGCCGAGTATACTGCAACCGCCTCGCAACCCGCCGCGCCCCGGGCTAGGTCTCGGCGAGCACCTTGAGCAACGCCTCGCCATAACGCTCGATCTTCGCCACGCCCAGGCCCGATATCTCGGACAGAGCGTCCTGGCCGGCCGGGCGACGCTGGGCCAGCTCGCGCAGGGTGCGGTCGTGCAGGATCACATAGGCCGGCACCTGCTGGGTGCGGGCGGTTTCCTGCCGCCATTGCCGCAAGCGCTCGAAGACTTGCTGATCGGCGATGTCGAGTTCTTCATGCGCGCTACTCTCGCCATAGCCGGCCAGCCGGCCGCGTCTGGCTGCCGCTTTGCCGGCCGGCGTGCGCTGGCGGCGAAAATCCAGCCGCCGCTCGCCCTTGAGCACCGGCCGCGCGGCCGGGTTCAGAATCAATGCGCCATAGCGCGTGGCATCGGCTTCGATAATGGTATGCGCCAGCAATTGACGAAACACCGCGCGCCAGCCGGTGTCGTCCAGCTCCGCGCCGACGCCGAAGGTGGGCAGGGCTTCATGGCCGAACTGGCGGATTTTGTCGGTGGCACGGCCGCGCAGCAGATCGATCAGGTGGCCGGCACCGAAGCGCTGGCCGGTGCGCAAAATCGCCGACAGCGCTTTTTGCGCGGCCACCGTGCCGTCCCATACCTCTGGCGGATTCAGGCAGACGTCGCAATTGCCGCACGGCGCGCTGGTCTCGCCGAAGTAGTCGAGCAGCACGGCGCGGCGACAGCGGGCCGCCTCGCAATAGGCCAGCATGGCATCGAGTTTTTGCCGCTCGATCCGTTTTTGCGTCTCCGGTGCGGCCGACTCGTCGATGCGGCCGCGATGCACCACCACGTCGTTCAGGCCGTAGGTCATCCAGGCCTCGGCCGGTTCGCCGTCGCGCCCGGCTCGGCCGGTCTCCTGATAATAGGCCTCGAGGCTCTTGGGTAAATCCAGATGCGCCACGAAGCGCACGTCGGGCTTGTCGATGCCCATGCCGAAGGCGACCGTGGCCACCATTACCAGCCCCTCGTCGCGCAGAAAGCGCTGCTGATGGGTGCGCCGGAGTTCGGCGTCCAAGCCCGCGTGATAGGGCAATGCCGCGATCCCCTGGGCTTGCAGCCAGTCGGCGGTTTCCTCGACCTTCTTGCGCGACAGGCAGTAGACGATGCCGGCTTCGCCGCGATGGCGAGCGAGAAACGTCAGCAATTGACGGCGGGGATTGTCGCGGTCGACGACTTCGTAACGGATATTGGGCCGATCGAAGCTGGCGACGAAAACGCGCGCGTTTTCCAGCCCCAGCCGCACGCGGATTTCGTCGCGCGTGGCCGTGTCGGCGGTTGCCGTCAGGGCGATGCGGGGTACTGCCGGATAACGCTCGTGCAGCGCCGAGAGTTGAATGTATTCGGGGCGGAAGTCATGCCCCCATTGCGACACGCAGTGCGCCTCGTCGATCGCGAACAGGGCAATGCGATTCTGTTGGTCGAGGCGGTCGAGCTGGCCGAGGAAGCGGTCGGTCAACAGGCGCTCAGGCGCCACATAAAGCAGATCGAGCTCGCCGCGCATCAGACGCCTCTCGACGTCGGCGGCTGCATCGCCCGCCAGGCTCGAGTTCAGATAGGCGGCGCGCACGCCGGCTTGCAGCAGCGCGTCCACCTGGTCCTGCATCAGCGCGATCAGCGGCGACACCACGATGCCGGTGCCCGCGCGCAGCAGCGCTGGAATCTGGTAGCACAGCGACTTGCCGCCGCCGGTGGGCATCAGCACCAGCGCATCGCCGCCTTGCGCGAGGTGCTCGACGATATCGGCCTGATCGCCGCGAAATGCGTTGTAGCCAAAAACGGTGCGGAGAAGATCGAGTGCGGTTGCCATGGCCCGCAGTATACCGGCCGGCGCCTTGGCGAACATGGTCGGCATACACTGAATTTATGTTTGGCGAGACTTCAAATGCCGCATTGCCGACGTCGCGACCGTACCGGATGCGACAGCCATGCGCCTGCGCCGGGCGCGTCGGCCTGGCGAGCCCGCCAGTTGTCGGTGCGCCGGAA
It contains:
- a CDS encoding DEAD/DEAH box helicase — protein: MSDVNAVPTAGFDSFGLHSDILRAVADQGYTQPTPIQAQAIPIVLAGRDVMGAAQTGTGKTASFSLPIIQRLLAHASTSTSPARHPVRALILTPTRELADQVADNVRGYAQHTALRSTVVFGGVDMRAQEAELRRGVEILIATPGRLLDHVQQRTVDLGQVQILVLDEADRMLDMGFLPDLQRILNLLPKSRQTLLFSATFSGEIKKLAASYLRDPVTIEVARRNATAENVQQVVYEVAEDDKRAAVVQLLRERDLKQVIVFVNSKIGASRLARQLERDGVVTAAIHGDKSQAERMQALEAFKQGGIAALVATDVAARGLDIAELPGVINYDLPYNPEDYVHRIGRTGRAGASGEAISLCAPDERKHLVEIEKLIKRDIPRGQLQLTRTSAYHERDGEERRNGRSGSFERRPPRSTRPRHVAPEDEIFYKPYEPAPAKEDEAADVKATSEPASPKPPKRQLAALLGGVPLKTPRD
- a CDS encoding glycosyltransferase family 2 protein, translating into MNNGPQNASAPSRAPATKLPLSVIVTTLNERTNITACLASVEPIAAEMIVVDCGSTDGTVELAREAGATVHVTPDWPGFGPQKNRALALATQPWILSIDADERLSPALAGEIADAVSQARHAGYEIPRLSQFCGHWVRHSGWYPDYVLRLFKRGAGRFSDHLVHERVLVDGTLGRLHEQLLHYSYTTMAQVQEKSARYAKAGAEELFRRGVKVSPLTPWYKSGWAFVRAFVLQRGFMDGWAGFAISRSHAHTTYSKYQQLRALRRQP
- a CDS encoding glycosyltransferase family 2 protein, which produces MTRPGRISLVITTYNRPDALAAVLRACLDQTDQNCELIVADDGSTEDTAALVEAIRAAAPVRVAHVWQPDEGFRAAAIRNKGILAAQGDYVVFLDGDCVPQRTFVATHRRLAEAGRIVTGSRILLDEPLTRRLLDEGAAIQRLPLSFWFAQRRERHINKALPLLGFEAMPLRRWKPTSLRGIKTCNLGVWRDDLEAINGFDETFVGWGHEDADLVARLYNYGVRRTRGYFATEVFHLWHREAPRERERGNYETVQARLRSGQYLVEHGMRPGADLQDTHRS
- the dnaE gene encoding DNA polymerase III subunit alpha, whose translation is MSEPRYLHLRLHSEYSIADGIARVDAAVEAAAADGQGALALTDLANLFGAIRFYKEARGRGVKPIIGCDAWITNHAERDKPSRLLLLVKNRAGYLNLCQLLTRAWLTNQSRGKAEIDPAWFEQGGMADGLLALSGAQLGDIGQAIAAGNADAARRHAEHWARVFPGAFYIELQRAGLPGTEQYIQQAVMLASTLRLPVVATHPIQFMTPDDFTAHEARVCISEGEMLANPRRVKRFTAEQYFRTQDDMCALFADIPSALANTVEIAKRCNLTLELGKPKLPLFPTPDGMSLDDYLVQQAKDGLEVRLAQLYPDPAEREAQRAAYEQRLTFETGTIIKMGFPGYFLIVADFINWAKNNGVPVGPGRGSGAGSLVAYALGITDLDPLRYNLLFERFLNPERVSMPDFDIDFCQDGRDRVIQYVKEKYGADAVSQIATFGSMAAKAAVRDVGRVLDLGYNFVDGVAKLIPFKPGKHVTLDDAMKEEPLLAERFAAEDEVRQLMELAQRVEGLTRNVGMHAGGVLIAPGKLTDFCPLYTQGEDGGVVSQYDKDDVEAVGLVKFDFLGLTTLTILNWAERYIKRLHPEMADWSLAQVPLDDPQAFGMLKKANTVAVFQLESRGMQGMLKDAQPDRFEDIIALVALYRPGPMDLIPSFCARKHGRERTEYPDPRVEPVLKETYGIMVYQEQVMQMAQIIGGYSLGGADLLRRAMGKKKAEEMAKHRELFRDGAAKNGLSAEKADEIFDLMEKFAGYGFNKSHAAAYALLAYYTAWLKAHHPAEFMAANMSLAMDDTDKVKILYEDCLANGLAVLPPDVNVSAYRFEPADAKTVRYGLGAIKGSGQSAIEDILRARADKPFTDLFDFCARIDRRVVNRRTVEALIRAGAFDLLNPNRAQLMASVGLAMEAAEQASASANQVSLFDLADGENLHAPIELVDEPAWPDKKKLQEEKTALGFYLSGHLFDAYRDEVRRFVRIKLGDLSEGRDKLIAGVITSMRTQMTQRGKMLIALLDDGTGQIEVTVFNEQYEAHRHCFKEDELLIVQGNARHDSFTGGLRFTTESVMDLGAARARYARALRLSFNGNADPLRLRAVLQPHCAIYRMGANGAGASGLPVHIRYARADAECESRLGDDWKVQPGDELLAELTSWLSPAAVELVY
- the gluQRS gene encoding tRNA glutamyl-Q(34) synthetase GluQRS, with the translated sequence MASARPLTSRYRGRFAPSPTGPLHRGSLVTALASYLDARAHGGKWLIRIEDLDEPRCLPGMAEDILDTLAAVGMRPDEPVSWQHRRVAHYQAAFDALDAQGLIYPCGCTRREIADSLANTRARHTTLAYPGTCRNGLQGKAPRAWRLRVPDGDAAIISFTDRWLGQQRQNLATEVGDFVLKRADGPWAYQLAVVVDDAEAGITDVVRGADLLDSTARQIYLQQCLKMPVPGYMHVPLVLAQDGEKLSKQNGAQPLDRSALLSELAWAARFLGLPMTSDSAATLERFYECAIAAWGQRWVTCSPA
- the recQ gene encoding DNA helicase RecQ, whose protein sequence is MFAKAPAGILRAMATALDLLRTVFGYNAFRGDQADIVEHLAQGGDALVLMPTGGGKSLCYQIPALLRAGTGIVVSPLIALMQDQVDALLQAGVRAAYLNSSLAGDAAADVERRLMRGELDLLYVAPERLLTDRFLGQLDRLDQQNRIALFAIDEAHCVSQWGHDFRPEYIQLSALHERYPAVPRIALTATADTATRDEIRVRLGLENARVFVASFDRPNIRYEVVDRDNPRRQLLTFLARHRGEAGIVYCLSRKKVEETADWLQAQGIAALPYHAGLDAELRRTHQQRFLRDEGLVMVATVAFGMGIDKPDVRFVAHLDLPKSLEAYYQETGRAGRDGEPAEAWMTYGLNDVVVHRGRIDESAAPETQKRIERQKLDAMLAYCEAARCRRAVLLDYFGETSAPCGNCDVCLNPPEVWDGTVAAQKALSAILRTGQRFGAGHLIDLLRGRATDKIRQFGHEALPTFGVGAELDDTGWRAVFRQLLAHTIIEADATRYGALILNPAARPVLKGERRLDFRRQRTPAGKAAARRGRLAGYGESSAHEELDIADQQVFERLRQWRQETARTQQVPAYVILHDRTLRELAQRRPAGQDALSEISGLGVAKIERYGEALLKVLAET
- a CDS encoding sulfurtransferase codes for the protein MSIVNIAAYKFIALENPAAMREPLLTLCESLELRGTILLSPEGINLFLAGAGQSIGAFLAHLRADERFADMPVKESLSPEQPFRRMLVKLKKEIITMRMPVIRPAERRAPVVDAATLKRWLDQGHDDAGREVMLLDTRNAFEVDVGTFEGAIDYRLHKFSEFPEVIAARRADFAGKTVVSFCTGGIRCEKAVLHMENIGMDHTYQLEGGILKYFEEVGGAHYRGDCFVFDYRTALTPSLAPAPAVQCFACRAVVTAEQQQSPDYVPGERCPHCAGQPASGEQRTGRAARQTQADPA